From the genome of Acipenser ruthenus unplaced genomic scaffold, fAciRut3.2 maternal haplotype, whole genome shotgun sequence, one region includes:
- the LOC131730544 gene encoding zinc finger protein 189-like — translation MESVYIKQEEVVELAPICIKQEMPELEPVHIKEETELEPVHIKEEETELEPVHMKEETELEPVHMKEEETELEPVHIKEETELEPVHMKEEETELEPVHMKEEETELEPVHMKEEETELEPVHMKEEETELEPVHMKEEETELEPVHIKEETELEPVHIKEETELEPVHMKEEETELEPVHIKEETELEPVHIKEETELEPVHIKEEETELEPVHIKQEETELEPVHIKEKTELESFCIEEESIDLLFKDSENISLPKISHQCTECGKNFSQLRSLKRHQRIHTGEKLHHCSDCGKSFSQSGHLKSHQRTHTGEKPHHCSDCGKSFIRLGSLKQHQRIHTGEKPYRCSECGDCFSMSGSLKRHQRIHSGKKPYHCVKCGKSFSLSGNLKRHQRIHAGERPHHCSDCGKSFSQLGHLKSHQQTHTGEKPHHCFDCGKSFRR, via the coding sequence atggaatctgtttacattaaacaggaggaggttGTGGAACTGGCACctatctgcattaaacaggagatgcctgaactggagcctgtccacattaaagaagagactgaactagagcctgtccacattaaagaagaagagactgaactggagcctgtccacatgaaagaagagactgaactggagcctgtccacatgaaagaagaagagactgaactggagcctgtccacattaaagaagagactgaactggagcctgtccacatgaaagaagaagagactgaactggagcctgtccacatgaaagaagaagagactgaactggagcctgtccacatgaaagaagaagagactgaactggagcctgtccacatgaaagaagaagagactgaactggaacctgtccacatgaaagaagaagagactgaactggagcctgtccacattaaagaagagactgaactggagcctgtccacattaaagaagagactgaactggagcctgtccacatgaaagaagaagagactgaactggagcctgtccacattaaagaagagactgaactggagcctgtccacattaaagaagagactgaactggagcctgtccacattaaagaggaagagactgaactggagcctgtccacattaaacaagaggagactgaactggagcctgtccacattaaagaaaagACTGAACTGGAGTCTTTCTGCATTGAAGAGGAGTCTATTGACTTGCTGTTTAAGGATTCAGAAAACATATCCCTGCCAAAGATATCacatcaatgtactgaatgtgggaagaaCTTCAGTCAGTTAagaagcctaaaaagacaccagagaattcaTACTGGAGAGAAGCTGCATCACTGcagtgactgtgggaagagcttcagtcagtcaggacacctaaaatcacaccagcgaactcacactggagagaagccgcatcactgttctgactgtgggaagagcttcattcggttaggaagcctaaaacaacaccagcgaattcacactggagagaagccatatcgctGTTCTGAATGTGGAGATTGCTTCAGTATgtcaggaagcctaaaaagacaccagcgaattcacagtgGAAAGAAGCCGTATCATTGTGttaaatgtgggaagagtttcagtctgtcaggaaacctaaaaagacaccagagaattcacgcTGGAGAGAGGCcgcatcactgctctgactgtgggaagagcttcagtcagttaggacaCCTAAAatcacaccagcaaactcacactggagagaagccacatcactgctttgactgtgggaagagcttcaggcGGTAA
- the LOC131730545 gene encoding zinc finger protein OZF-like: MPVHFKEETELEPVHIKEETELEPVHIKEETELEPVHIKDETELEPVHIKEETELEPVHIKEETELEPVHMKEETELEPVHIKLEKIELQPVHIDEETELEHVHMKEETELEPVHIKLEKIELQPVHIEEESIDLFKDSENISQPQISQQCTECEKSFSSLGYLKIHQRIHTGGKPYHCADCGKSFRQLGNLKRHQRIHTGEKPYYCFECGERFNESGNLKTHLRIHTGEKPYHCSDCEKSFRQLGDLKRHQRIHTGEKPYYCFECGERFNESGNLKTHLRIHTGEKPYQCSDCEKSFRRLGALERHQRIHTGGKPYHCADCGKSFSQLGNLKTRLRIHTGEKPYHCSDCEKSFCQLGDLKRHQRIHTGASLPPSQSLTSPPCLFECVESCLIPCLSLTLQ, translated from the coding sequence atgcctgtccactttaaagaagagactgaactggagcctgtccacattaaagaagagaccgaactggagcctgtccacattaaagaagagaccgaactggagcctgtccacattaaagacgAGACCGAACTGGAGCCTgttcacattaaagaagagactgaactggagcctgtccacattaaagaagagactgaactggagcctgtccacatgaaagaagagactgaactggagcctgtccacattaaattAGAAAAGATTGAACTGCAGCCTGTCCACATTGatgaagagactgaactggagcatgtccacatgaaagaagagactgaactggagcctgtccacattaaattAGAAAAGATTGAACTGCAGCCTGTCCACATTGAAGAAGAATCTATTGACTTGTTTAAGGATTCAGAAAACATATCCCAGCCACAGATATCACAGCAATGTACTGAATGTGAGAAGAGCTTCAGTTCATTAGGATACCTAAAaatacaccagagaattcacactggagggaagccatatcactgtgctgactgtgggaagagcttccgtcagttaggaaacctaaaaagacaccagagaattcacactggagagaagccgtattaCTGTTTTGAATGTGGGGAGAGATTCAATgagtcaggaaacctaaaaacacacttgcgaattcacactggagagaagccgtatcactgttctgactgtgagAAGAGCTTTCGTCAGTTAGgagacctaaaaagacaccagagaattcacactggagagaagccgtattaCTGTTTTGAATGTGGGGAGAGATTCAATgagtcaggaaacctaaaaacacacttgcgaattcacactggagagaagccgtatcagtGCTCTGACTGTGAGAAGAGCTTCCGTCGGTTAGGAGCCCTAGaaagacaccagagaattcacactggagggaagccgtatcactgtgctgactgtgggaagagcttcagtcagttaggaaacctaaaaacacgcttgcgaattcacactggagagaagccgtatcactgttctgactgtgagAAGAGCTTCTGTCAGTTAGgagacctaaaaagacaccagcgaattcacactggagccagcctccctccctcccagtccctcacctctccaccctgcttgtTTGAGTGCGTGGAGAGCTGTCTgattccttgtctctctctcaccctgcaataa